CGGATATCATTATCACGTAATATAAAATCAAGCAGCTGCTCCAAGCTATATTTCGCAGCCAATTCACTAGAGATGACGATTACTTTCAAATGATGGCCGATCAGAGGGCGATCTCTTCTCAGCGAGAATTGCCTAAATATTTGCAGAAGGGAATCGCCGGTGAGTCTTTCGTTAAGGTATGATTCACCTGCCTGGCCGCTCTGTCCCTGAGATGTCTGCGATTTCGTTCCCGGCACAATTTGTACCGTAGCTGTTATCACATTCTTCTTAGGATAATGTCCTCCGCGCTTATTGACCTCTTCTTCAAATTTTGTTTCATCCGCCACATCCAGTCCGACGCCAACGTATACTCTCAAATCCTCAATCTCCCGGCTGCTCCAGCAGCCCGACAAGCAGACGGTCAGGATAAATATGGCCATCAGCTTGAGCGCTTTACGCAGGTTGTTCACTTTGCTTCCCTCCTTTCTTACGTATGAGACTAATGATGAGAAGAACTAGTGGAAGTCCGCAGAACAGCACCAGTGAGAAATTGCCCAGAATATCACCAAGGATGAACGTTTCATTAATGTCCTTCGGCAGCATCGCGATGACATAGTTGACGGGCAAGAGCAGCAGTAGAAAAGGTGTAATTTTACGTCCTTTAAACAGCTGGGCACCACCAAGGGAGGCAGCATAATGTGTAATGGTAAACGTTGAGAAAATCTGCATGATCCAAATAACGAGCAGTAGAGATTCGAACCTCTCAAAGATAAGACCTTCGGTTTCAAAACTGCGCAGCAGATCAAGCGTGGGCCAGGTTTTGGTTAAAGTGCCATCCAGCGACAAGCCGCCAATGACCATAATGACGGTAATCAAGTATACGACCAGCGGTACTGATATGCCGTAAACGACTGCTTTTACTCCCTTATTTGGATGCTTCATATAGGCCGCGACGACTAACATGGCTTCAAATCCGGTAAATGAAAACAATGAGGGCTTGATCCCCTTTATGACCGGCATGATTCCCATTCCAAGTACAGGTCTTAGGTTGTTGATATCGAACAAGTGGACACTGAGCAGGATGATAACGACAAAAATGACCAGTGTAATCGGCAGGATAATCTGATACAGCCGCGCAATCGGATTAATTCCGCCGATTACCAAATAAAAGCCCACCCACATAAAAATCATGACATAGGACCATACCGGGGTTGCTTCCAGCAGATACAGCCGGGTAACTTCCGCCATCACCCGGATTTCAAAGGCGGAAATGGTGACAAAGTAGCTGATAATGCAAAAACAGATGATATAGGCAATCCATTTCCCCGTAATCTCGCGCGTGAACTGAAACACGGTCTTCCCGGGAAATCTCATGCATAAACGCGCTATAATGATGCCTGCAGCAAAGGTGATTACGCTTGACAAGAGAACTGAAATCCAGACATCCGGTGTTCCGACCGCCTTGGCCATCGTCCTTGGCATCGTCAGGATGCCGGCCCCAAGCATGTAGTTGATTACAAAAACCGATGCCTGGGTCGTTGTTATTTGATCTTCTGCCTTTTTCAGATTGCTGCTCATTGTAGGCCATCACTCTTTTCTATTTGCCAAAGTTTATGATTTCATGCGATCCCGGTCCTTGCCCCTCGTCGTGCTGGGCCTCTTGCTCATCATGAACATGGGAGCTCGAACGATAAAGTCCTTCCAGTCGGATGGCTTGTAGGAGATCATCGGAGCGGTATATGGAACACCAAAGCTCTTGAGTCTTACAAGATGACTACATAGCAGCAAAAAGAACATAATGACCCCAAATAGTCCGAATAGCGCTGCGCTGAACATGGCTCCAAAACGGAGCACTCGGATGATAATGCCGGCACTATACATCGGAATAGAGAAGGAGGATATTGCCGTTACTGCTACGATGATGACCAGAAGCGGACTGACAATGCCCGCCTGGACGGCTGCTTCCCCGATAATGAGACCGCCAACGATACCCATCGCGGGTCCGACCGGCTTAGGCAGTCTTATTCCTGCTTCTCTTAGAATCTCAATAGCGACCTCCATAATCAGTGCTTCGATGATCGAAGGAAAGGGAACACCAGCCCTTGTATTAATAATGGTGAGTGCCAGCTTGGTAGGAATAAGCCCCGGATGGAACGATATAAAAGAGATATACATCGCAGGTCCAAGCAAAGCGATGAGAGCAGCCAAATAGCGAATGAGCCGGATGAAGGTTCCCCAAACCCAGCGTTCATAATAATCCTCTGGTGACTGCAGCAGCATGCTGAAGGATACAGGTACGATTAAGGCAAAGGGAGTTCCATCCAGAAGAATAGCGACACGTCCCTCCAATAGAGCACCAATGACTCTGTCCGGCCTTTCGGTGTTTTGGGTCTGTTGAAAGGGGCTGAGCCAGTTATCTTCAATCAGCTGCTCAATATATCCCGATTCGAGCGGGTCATCAATGCTGATTTGTTCAATTCGTTTCTGAACTTCTTCTACCAGCTGCGAATCGGCAATATCGTTCATATAAGCGATGACAATATCCTTCTTCACACGATTTCCTACTTCGAGCTGGGTAATTTGGAGACTGCTATTTCGACCATGCAGCCGCAGAAGTGCTGTGTTATCATTCAATTTTTCCGTGAAGCCGACTCTCGGACCACGAAGCAGAGCCTCTGACAAAGGCTCCTCCGCACTTCGCTGCTTGCCTTTGGGGGAGCCTACAATCATCACGCCACAAGCTCCGTCAACGAGCAAACCCGCATAGCCTGCCAGCATCTTCTCCACGGTTATACCGAGCTGTTTAGATTCCATCATTCCGATGACCGGAAGCTGCTGCTGCTGCAAATATTTCTCCAAATCCTCACTCGAATGAAGTTTCTCTGCTTCATCTTGGGGTATTCCCTCTCTCATCAGCGGAGCAAGGACATGGGTGTTGATCAGATCAGGATCCGTCAGACCATCTACATAGATAATGGCAGCTCGATTGTTCAAGCCCTTAATGACAAATTCCCTGATATGCACGTCAGAATTGTCGCCGATGCTCTTTTGTATCAGCTGCATATCTGAATCGTA
This sequence is a window from Paenibacillus urinalis. Protein-coding genes within it:
- a CDS encoding spore germination protein — its product is MWETLLSYFPDGGMWIQAAVVFVLPVVMMKAAADLNRYVKATNRSKKANTSSGQVSSSPEQDNSSGQSKEAEQTEQESSQPLTGNYDSDMQLIQKSIGDNSDVHIREFVIKGLNNRAAIIYVDGLTDPDLINTHVLAPLMREGIPQDEAEKLHSSEDLEKYLQQQQLPVIGMMESKQLGITVEKMLAGYAGLLVDGACGVMIVGSPKGKQRSAEEPLSEALLRGPRVGFTEKLNDNTALLRLHGRNSSLQITQLEVGNRVKKDIVIAYMNDIADSQLVEEVQKRIEQISIDDPLESGYIEQLIEDNWLSPFQQTQNTERPDRVIGALLEGRVAILLDGTPFALIVPVSFSMLLQSPEDYYERWVWGTFIRLIRYLAALIALLGPAMYISFISFHPGLIPTKLALTIINTRAGVPFPSIIEALIMEVAIEILREAGIRLPKPVGPAMGIVGGLIIGEAAVQAGIVSPLLVIIVAVTAISSFSIPMYSAGIIIRVLRFGAMFSAALFGLFGVIMFFLLLCSHLVRLKSFGVPYTAPMISYKPSDWKDFIVRAPMFMMSKRPSTTRGKDRDRMKS
- a CDS encoding GerAB/ArcD/ProY family transporter, with the protein product MSSNLKKAEDQITTTQASVFVINYMLGAGILTMPRTMAKAVGTPDVWISVLLSSVITFAAGIIIARLCMRFPGKTVFQFTREITGKWIAYIICFCIISYFVTISAFEIRVMAEVTRLYLLEATPVWSYVMIFMWVGFYLVIGGINPIARLYQIILPITLVIFVVIILLSVHLFDINNLRPVLGMGIMPVIKGIKPSLFSFTGFEAMLVVAAYMKHPNKGVKAVVYGISVPLVVYLITVIMVIGGLSLDGTLTKTWPTLDLLRSFETEGLIFERFESLLLVIWIMQIFSTFTITHYAASLGGAQLFKGRKITPFLLLLLPVNYVIAMLPKDINETFILGDILGNFSLVLFCGLPLVLLIISLIRKKGGKQSEQPA